Proteins from a single region of Anthonomus grandis grandis chromosome 10, icAntGran1.3, whole genome shotgun sequence:
- the LOC126741421 gene encoding uncharacterized protein LOC126741421, translated as MKNGKKYLATALKEIIVSAGSINSPQILMLSGIGPKTELEQHGIKVVADLPVGKLLQDHLSFPNIYYRTNRVFYNSTLTESMDLWREAKRPLVVGIMAQIVSFFNFEGAEDSQPEIEIYVNARSDQLMEYFHMNEDLQEAYKAINRYTDILMSVVLLHPRSKGSVKLQSSNPRDFPLIDTNYLSDPGDKDIENIYKGIQALLKLNETKVFQDFHAGLFIPSIPRCEEFAKMSKDWWYCAVRTVSHTLFHPVGTTKMGPNPKTSVVNTDLRVHGIQHLRVVDAGVMPSHVSGHTNAAVVMLAEKLADVIKTDQLFCQKRCLSNFLLHLNRESGIIACERRKKLIGC; from the exons atgaaaaatggaaaaaaatatttagcaacTGCTCTTAAGGAAATCATTGTGTCCGCAGGCAGTATAAACTCCCCACAAATTTTGATGCTATCAGGTATTGGACCAAAGACCGAGCTAGAGCAGCATGGTATTAAGGTAGTAGCAGACTTACCTGTAGGTAAATTGTTGCAAGATCATTTGtcatttccaaatatttattacag AACAAATCGTGTATTTTACAACAGTACTCTGACTGAGTCAATGGATTTGTGGAGAGAAGCAAAACGTCCTCTAGTCGTAGGAATTATGGCACAAATAGTCAGTTTTTTCAACTTCGAGGGTGCAGAAGATAGTCAACCTGAAATTGAAATATATGTTAATGCTAGAAGTGATCAGCTTATGGAGTATTTTCA TATGAATGAAGACTTACAAGAGGCCTATAAGGCAATCAACCGATATACTGATATCCTAATGAGCGTTGTCTTACTGCATCCAAGGTCCAAAGGGAGCGTAAAGCTCCAGTCAAGCAACCCCCGAGACTTTCCATTGATCGACACCAACTATTTGTCAGATCCAGGTGATAaggatattgaaaatatttataagggtATTCAGGCCTTGCTGAAACTAAATGAAACAAAAGTTTTTCAAGACTTTCATGCTGGACTCTTCATACCTTCCATTCCTAGATGTGAAGAGTTtgcaaaaatgtcaaaagattGGTGGTACTGCGCTGTCAGAACAGTCTCACATACT CTTTTTCATCCAGTGGGTACAACCAAAATGGGTCCAAATCCAAAGACATCAGTTGTCAACACAGATCTTCGAGTCCATGGAATTCAACATTTAAGAGTGGTAGATGCTGGAGTAATGCCATCGCATGTATCAGGGCACACTAATGCGGCAGTAGTCATGCTAGCTGAGAAATTAGCAGATGTCATTAAAACTGATCAGCTGTTTTGTCAGAAGAGATGCCTAAGTAACTTTTTATTGCATCTGAATCGAGAAAGTGGAATTATTGCTTGCGAGAGAAGAAAGAAGCTTATTGGATGTTAA